The following coding sequences lie in one Homalodisca vitripennis isolate AUS2020 chromosome X, UT_GWSS_2.1, whole genome shotgun sequence genomic window:
- the LOC124369915 gene encoding phospholipid phosphatase-related protein type 1-like, producing MSTSSWSSTEDFEEAQYISRRNNNTLRWIALGLEILGGVLVTAVAVYLRLAHFQPPAEDLNWKLLCNDMSLYEKQTTNDNSIMLYVIILAVPSVFIFFGEVEFALLSKKSYFENMDKMERMGRNLPRMIRIYAMFFIGIMLASFSSDYIKIMIASPRPYFLTIYGSNCPLAFNGTKTDDFYEALKSFPSHLSCVAGFTCVFAIGYAHKVRAQSSTPLLTPIMTQGFLVLAVTTSLDRYTSHFNHTSDILAGLLLGLVLALYTSNLLLFVLKLRSKSNDYSRWLNFLDFMIPRVSMPPTYSAEAMNARTTNPQINSQQ from the exons ATGTCCACAAGCTCCTGGTCATCTACAGAAGACTTTGAAGAAGCTCAGTATATCTCTAGGCGTAACAACAACACTCTTAGATGGATAGCGCTTGGCTTGGAAATCCTTGGCGGGGTTCTAGTTACTGCCGTTGCTGTTTATTTGAG gctaGCCCACTTCCAGCCACCTGCAGAGGACTTGAACTGGAAACTCTTGTGTAATGATATGAGTCTATACGAGAAACAAACTACTAATGACAACTCCATTATGCTGTATGTCATCATCTTGGCAGTACCCAGTGTCTTT attttttttgGAGAAGTCGAGTTTGCTTTATTGTCTAAGAAGTCTTACTTTGAAAATATGGACAAAATGGAAAGAATGGGTAGAAACCTACCAAGAATGATAAGAATCTATG CCATGTTCTTCATTGGTATAATGCTTGCGTCATTTTCGTCTGACTACATCAAGATAATGATTGCCAGTCCAAGACCTTACTTCCTTACCATCTATGGCAGCAACTGTCCTTTGGCCTTTAATG gTACGAAGACTGATGATTTCTATGAAGCATTGAAGTCATTTCCGAGCCACCTATCCTGTGTCGCTGGGTTTACTTGTGTATTCGCAATAGGCTATGCACACAAAGTCCGTGCACAGTCTAGTACGCCTCTGCTGACTCCCATCATGACTCAGGGTTTCCTGGTTCTGGCTGTCACCACGAGTCTCGACCGTTACACCTCTCACTTTAACCACACTTCGGACATCCTCGCTGGCTTACTCCTAGGACTTGTCTTGGCTCTCTACACG aGTAATCTACTTCTGTTTGTGCTGAAGCTGAGGTCCAAATCGAACGATTATAGTAGATGGCTTAACTTCCTGGACTTTATGATTCCGAGGGTGTCCATGCCACCCACATATTCTGCTGAGGCGATGAATGCTAGGACCACAAATCCGCAGATAAATagccaacaataa